The Saxibacter everestensis genome has a window encoding:
- a CDS encoding PaaX family transcriptional regulator C-terminal domain-containing protein codes for MSQGMRYRYTRNSINVAFVFGALGASVLTGPVLIRMLRGLYIGESAARNILTKMRNMQTLDVSKTGRTPVYRLGHGLTEKYREIEGTAGRVAWDGSFHSLIYDIPERQRAFRDRFRYLAQYTGYGLIRPGVMICPEDRLHRVAHFLRERPAGTNLFTARLDVHSLREARRMASVAWDLEPLAAGYRETLGTIRRARDDGFKAGADNGYWEGFVRWNRLYQELLTLQLADPELPEELLPMDWPRSRFSESLHQLNSSWGPKIQPFLRTVAAQMDPAENCKFNPPRWGGD; via the coding sequence GTGAGCCAAGGAATGCGCTACAGGTACACCAGGAACTCCATAAATGTTGCCTTCGTCTTCGGTGCCTTGGGTGCCAGCGTCCTCACCGGTCCTGTTCTGATTCGAATGCTGCGAGGGCTATACATCGGCGAGTCCGCCGCCCGGAACATTCTGACGAAAATGCGGAACATGCAGACACTTGATGTCTCCAAGACCGGGCGGACACCCGTGTACCGGCTGGGCCACGGGCTCACTGAAAAGTATCGGGAGATCGAAGGCACCGCCGGCCGGGTCGCCTGGGACGGGTCCTTCCACTCCCTCATCTACGACATTCCCGAGCGGCAGCGCGCCTTCCGCGACAGGTTTCGCTATTTGGCGCAGTACACGGGTTACGGGCTGATCCGACCGGGTGTGATGATCTGCCCAGAGGATCGGCTGCACCGCGTCGCTCACTTTCTTCGGGAGCGTCCTGCCGGTACTAACTTGTTTACGGCGAGGCTAGACGTGCACTCGCTGCGAGAAGCGCGTCGGATGGCGTCCGTTGCTTGGGACCTCGAGCCGCTGGCTGCGGGATACCGCGAGACATTAGGTACCATCCGGCGCGCACGCGACGACGGATTCAAGGCCGGCGCCGACAACGGCTACTGGGAAGGATTCGTGCGCTGGAACAGGCTCTACCAGGAGTTACTGACGCTGCAGCTTGCAGACCCGGAGCTGCCGGAAGAGCTACTGCCGATGGATTGGCCGAGGAGCCGGTTCTCAGAATCGTTGCACCAACTGAATTCTTCCTGGGGTCCGAAAATACAACCATTCCTGCGGACTGTCGCTGCCCAGATGGATCCCGCGGAAAATTGCAAATTCAATCCGCCGCGCTGGGGCGGTGACTGA
- a CDS encoding Hsp20/alpha crystallin family protein, giving the protein MAMTFDPFRELDRVAGPRRGLRQMPMDLYRDGDRYILNAELPGIDPGSVDVDVDGQQLTIRAEKNLRTTEGVKWLVRERQNGSFVRQLTLGQGIDTEAISAHYENGVLNVILPVSERAKPRKIAITEGPIQAEDSRPAAGSAAGSPAADLDAEAELNR; this is encoded by the coding sequence ATGGCTATGACCTTCGATCCATTCCGTGAACTCGACCGGGTCGCCGGGCCGCGACGCGGCCTGCGCCAGATGCCGATGGATCTGTATCGCGATGGTGATCGCTACATCCTGAACGCCGAGCTACCCGGAATTGATCCCGGTTCGGTCGACGTCGATGTGGACGGCCAGCAGCTGACCATCCGCGCCGAGAAGAACCTGCGCACCACCGAGGGTGTCAAGTGGCTGGTCCGCGAACGGCAGAACGGTTCGTTTGTGCGTCAGCTGACGCTTGGGCAGGGAATCGACACCGAAGCGATCAGCGCGCACTACGAAAATGGCGTGCTGAACGTCATCCTCCCGGTCAGCGAACGCGCCAAGCCGCGCAAAATCGCCATCACCGAGGGGCCGATCCAGGCCGAAGATTCTCGACCTGCCGCTGGATCGGCAGCCGGCTCACCGGCAGCTGATCTCGACGCCGAGGCCGAACTGAACCGCTAA
- a CDS encoding MFS transporter encodes MSDPVMNTASGGTTIPERHRLPVKTLLAASVGNAVEWYDWTVYATFSIYFATQIFSPDDPALALLSTFATYALAFFFRPLGGYILGRFADLRGRKAAMMLTITLMAGGSMVIAILPTFELVGWLAPILLLLARIAQGMSLGGEVANASAYLGEIAPPERRGRYSAFFYISTGSSVLVASLLGALMANTLSDESLASWGWRIPFIIGGLLGLVGIWLRRDMAETEQFEENKAKAQAVKNPFWVILRDHPKAVAQIVGITLLSTLCYYTFFSALTPFAVGFRGADDGEVFIALSIATALFVALQYPFGALSDRFGRKPQLLVWSAAIAVLIVPLSLLIGPGIGNMLVVFCVGLALYSLLSSLAPAIMSELFPTELRGLGIGAWYNITVAIFGGTAPFVITALSNAGHPDAFFWYVAVAAVIAFITILSLKETKGSVLR; translated from the coding sequence ATGTCGGATCCCGTGATGAACACGGCCAGTGGCGGTACAACCATTCCGGAAAGGCACCGGCTGCCGGTGAAGACCTTGCTCGCGGCAAGTGTCGGAAACGCCGTCGAATGGTATGACTGGACGGTCTACGCCACCTTCTCGATCTACTTCGCCACCCAGATTTTCTCACCGGATGACCCGGCGCTCGCGCTACTGAGCACTTTCGCAACCTACGCCCTGGCGTTCTTCTTCCGTCCTCTCGGCGGCTACATCCTGGGGCGCTTCGCCGATCTTCGCGGGCGCAAGGCAGCCATGATGTTGACAATCACCCTGATGGCCGGCGGCTCGATGGTGATCGCCATCCTGCCGACATTCGAACTGGTGGGTTGGCTCGCGCCCATCCTGCTGTTGCTGGCGCGGATTGCACAGGGCATGTCCCTCGGCGGTGAGGTCGCCAATGCCTCGGCTTATCTGGGCGAGATCGCGCCGCCGGAGCGCCGCGGCCGCTATTCCGCCTTCTTCTATATCTCCACCGGCTCTTCGGTGCTCGTGGCGTCGCTACTCGGCGCGCTGATGGCCAACACGCTCAGCGACGAATCGTTGGCCAGCTGGGGCTGGCGGATCCCGTTCATCATCGGCGGACTCCTTGGCCTGGTAGGCATCTGGCTGCGGCGAGATATGGCCGAGACCGAGCAGTTCGAGGAGAACAAGGCCAAGGCCCAGGCGGTGAAGAACCCGTTCTGGGTGATCCTGCGGGACCATCCCAAAGCCGTGGCCCAAATCGTCGGTATCACCCTGCTGAGCACGCTCTGCTATTACACGTTCTTTTCCGCGCTGACCCCGTTCGCGGTTGGATTCCGCGGCGCGGACGATGGCGAAGTCTTCATTGCGCTTTCGATCGCGACGGCCCTGTTCGTGGCGCTCCAGTACCCGTTCGGCGCGTTGTCCGACCGGTTCGGCCGCAAACCGCAGCTGCTGGTGTGGTCGGCGGCAATCGCCGTCCTGATCGTGCCGCTATCCCTTCTGATCGGGCCGGGTATCGGCAACATGCTCGTCGTGTTCTGTGTCGGTCTAGCCCTCTACAGCCTGCTGAGCTCGTTGGCCCCGGCGATCATGAGCGAGCTGTTCCCGACAGAATTGCGCGGCCTCGGCATCGGGGCGTGGTACAACATCACCGTCGCGATATTCGGCGGGACGGCGCCGTTCGTGATCACTGCGTTGAGCAATGCCGGGCATCCGGATGCGTTCTTCTGGTACGTCGCCGTCGCGGCGGTCATTGCGTTCATTACGATCCTTTCCCTGAAGGAGACGAAGGGATCGGTGCTGCGATGA